One genomic segment of Streptomyces parvus includes these proteins:
- a CDS encoding TIGR03084 family metal-binding protein, with translation MNTLDVVLKHLATDIEELAQLVEKIDDDAWTTPTPAPGWTVTDQIAHLTFVFNLARTAAAAPSEFKAVTAAAAGNFDGAVNAALEQFKGFPPRELLTRFRDTGRASVEALAAVPADQVVPWLVNPLPPVVLGCAGIMEVFAHGQDVADALGVRRTPTERLRNIVDFAWLTRDFGYESHGLTPPAAPFRFELTAPSGEVWTVGPQDADETISGPAHDFCLLVTRRRHRDDLALTASGQEAEKWLDIAQAYRGPAGEGRRPGQFAATGS, from the coding sequence ATGAATACGCTCGACGTCGTCCTCAAGCACCTGGCAACCGACATCGAGGAGCTGGCGCAGCTGGTCGAGAAGATCGACGACGACGCCTGGACCACTCCGACGCCGGCGCCCGGCTGGACGGTCACCGACCAGATCGCCCACCTCACCTTCGTCTTCAACCTGGCCAGGACCGCGGCGGCGGCACCATCGGAGTTCAAGGCGGTCACGGCTGCCGCGGCCGGCAACTTCGACGGAGCGGTGAACGCGGCCCTGGAGCAGTTCAAGGGCTTCCCGCCGCGGGAACTGCTCACCCGCTTCAGGGACACGGGCCGGGCCTCGGTCGAGGCACTCGCCGCGGTGCCCGCCGACCAGGTGGTTCCGTGGCTGGTCAATCCGCTGCCGCCGGTCGTCCTGGGCTGCGCCGGGATCATGGAGGTGTTCGCCCACGGCCAGGACGTCGCCGACGCCCTGGGAGTCCGGCGCACGCCCACGGAGCGGCTTCGCAATATCGTCGACTTCGCCTGGCTGACACGCGACTTCGGCTACGAGTCCCACGGTCTGACCCCGCCGGCCGCCCCGTTCCGCTTCGAGCTCACCGCCCCCTCGGGCGAGGTCTGGACGGTCGGCCCCCAGGACGCCGACGAGACGATCAGCGGTCCCGCGCACGACTTCTGCCTGCTGGTCACCCGCCGCCGCCACCGCGACGACCTCGCCCTGACCGCGTCGGGTCAGGAGGCGGAGAAGTGGCTGGACATCGCGCAGGCCTACCGAGGTCCGGCGGGCGAGGGGCGCAGGCCCGGACAGTTCGCGGCGACCGGGAGCTGA
- a CDS encoding cytochrome P450 yields MRIDPPGPPLRALPGLLRKLAVDRLGMMKDAAELGDAVRVSMGPKKLYIFNRPDYAKHVLADNSDNYHKGIGLVQSRRVLGDGLLTSDGETWREQRRIVQPAFKPGRINQQAAAVAEEAAKLVALLRGHEGGGPVDVLQEVTGLTLGVLGRTLLDSDLTAHESLAHSFEEVQDQAMLEMVSQGMVPAWLPLPPQARFRRARRELYRVADLLVADRRSRMADGEPGDDALSRIIVAADRRRGDPARARGRLREELVTLLLAGHETTASTLGWTLHLLERHPEARDRVRAEARAALGDGVPGPEDLHRLTYTTMVVQEAMRLFPPVWILPRVAQQRDVVGGYTVSAGSDVLVCPYIMHRHPGLWEDPERFDPERFEPGQMADRPRYAYIPFGAGPRFCVGSNLGMMEAVFVTALVTRDLDLRTVAGHRAVAEPMLSLRMRGGLPMTVSTAS; encoded by the coding sequence ATGAGGATCGACCCGCCCGGCCCGCCCCTCCGGGCGCTTCCGGGACTGCTGAGAAAGCTGGCGGTGGACCGACTCGGCATGATGAAGGACGCAGCCGAGCTCGGGGACGCCGTCCGCGTCTCCATGGGGCCCAAGAAGCTGTACATCTTCAACCGCCCCGACTACGCCAAGCACGTCCTGGCGGACAACAGCGACAACTACCACAAGGGCATCGGTCTGGTGCAGTCCCGCCGGGTGCTGGGCGACGGACTGCTCACCAGTGACGGTGAGACGTGGCGCGAACAGCGCAGGATCGTGCAGCCGGCGTTCAAACCGGGCCGCATCAACCAGCAGGCGGCCGCCGTCGCCGAGGAGGCGGCCAAGCTGGTCGCCCTACTGCGCGGTCACGAGGGGGGCGGTCCCGTGGACGTTCTCCAGGAGGTCACCGGTCTCACCCTCGGCGTGCTGGGCCGAACCCTGCTCGACTCGGACCTCACCGCGCACGAGTCGCTCGCCCACTCCTTCGAGGAGGTCCAGGACCAGGCCATGCTGGAAATGGTGAGCCAGGGCATGGTGCCGGCCTGGCTGCCGCTGCCTCCGCAGGCGCGTTTCCGGCGCGCCCGCCGGGAGCTGTACCGGGTGGCCGACCTGCTGGTGGCCGACCGGCGCTCCAGGATGGCCGACGGGGAGCCGGGTGACGACGCGCTGTCCCGGATCATCGTCGCTGCGGACAGGCGGCGGGGCGACCCCGCCCGGGCTCGCGGCAGGCTGCGCGAGGAACTGGTTACCCTGCTGCTGGCGGGCCACGAGACCACTGCCAGTACGCTCGGCTGGACCCTGCATCTGCTGGAACGTCACCCCGAGGCGCGGGACCGGGTCCGCGCCGAGGCCCGTGCCGCCCTCGGCGACGGCGTCCCCGGACCGGAGGACCTGCATCGGCTGACGTACACGACGATGGTGGTGCAGGAGGCGATGCGGCTGTTCCCTCCCGTGTGGATCCTGCCCAGGGTGGCCCAGCAGCGCGATGTGGTCGGCGGCTACACGGTGTCCGCCGGATCGGATGTGCTGGTCTGCCCGTACATCATGCACCGCCATCCGGGCCTGTGGGAGGATCCCGAGCGCTTCGACCCCGAGCGGTTCGAACCCGGGCAGATGGCCGACCGGCCCCGGTACGCGTACATCCCGTTCGGCGCGGGGCCCCGATTCTGCGTCGGCAGCAACCTCGGGATGATGGAGGCGGTGTTCGTCACGGCCCTGGTCACCCGCGATCTCGATCTGCGTACCGTCGCCGGACACCGGGCGGTTGCCGAACCCATGCTCTCCCTGCGGATGCGCGGAGGGCTACCGATGACGGTGAGTACGGCGAGTTGA
- a CDS encoding AraC family transcriptional regulator: MTTNTIEDAVRRVVEYMHVNLGQNLTIDDMARTAMFSKFHFTRIFREVTGTSPGRFLSALRIQEAKRLLVHTALSVADISSQVGYSSVGTFSSRFKACVGLSPSAYRDFGGVQPGFPSAATRITPTAHNLSVRGRIHSAPGDRPGRIFVGLFPGRVRQGRPARWTIMESPGAFELRDVPVGTWHILVHSFPAGHRPHRLDSEPLLLGHSGPLVVHPGALLRPADILLRAVDALDPPVLLAHFALESRLNSPYSPSSVALRASAGRAWVRQPPGVRRRYADRDRG; this comes from the coding sequence GTGACCACGAACACCATCGAGGACGCGGTCCGCCGGGTCGTCGAGTACATGCACGTCAACCTCGGTCAGAACCTCACGATCGATGACATGGCGCGCACGGCGATGTTCAGCAAGTTCCATTTCACCCGCATCTTCCGCGAAGTCACCGGTACCTCTCCCGGACGTTTCCTGTCCGCCTTACGGATTCAGGAGGCCAAGAGACTTCTGGTGCACACTGCACTCAGCGTGGCCGATATCAGCAGCCAGGTCGGCTACAGCAGTGTCGGTACCTTCAGTTCGCGGTTCAAAGCCTGTGTGGGACTTTCCCCGAGCGCCTATCGCGACTTCGGCGGTGTGCAGCCGGGATTCCCCTCCGCCGCGACCCGTATCACTCCCACCGCGCACAACCTCTCCGTGCGCGGCCGCATCCATTCCGCCCCAGGTGACAGGCCCGGAAGGATCTTCGTGGGCCTGTTCCCCGGCAGGGTGCGCCAGGGCCGCCCGGCGCGCTGGACCATCATGGAGAGCCCCGGGGCCTTCGAGCTCCGGGACGTGCCCGTGGGCACCTGGCACATCCTGGTCCACTCCTTCCCCGCCGGACACCGGCCGCACCGGCTCGACTCCGAACCGCTGCTGCTCGGGCACAGCGGACCGCTCGTGGTGCACCCCGGTGCCCTGCTCCGGCCGGCGGACATCCTCCTGCGCGCGGTGGACGCCCTCGATCCACCGGTCCTGCTGGCCCACTTCGCGCTCGAGAGCCGCCTCAACTCGCCGTACTCACCGTCATCGGTAGCCCTCCGCGCATCCGCAGGGAGAGCATGGGTTCGGCAACCGCCCGGTGTCCGGCGACGGTACGCAGATCGAGATCGCGGGTGA
- the sgcE6 gene encoding NADH-dependent FAD reductase SgcE6 — protein MSPIIAPAAELVDPKDRAQLRRVFGDFPTGVTVVTVGGSEPRGMTANSFTSVSLSPPLVLVCVGKDAVMHQRLTALPTFAVSVLEAGQEKAARHFADHSRPPGVDQFDTVDWVLGEESGAPLIAGAVAHLECAKRRLYEGGDHTIFLGEVITATRWPAREGMLFSGGRFRRFAPDGDEGRAA, from the coding sequence ATGAGTCCGATCATCGCTCCGGCCGCAGAACTGGTCGACCCGAAAGACCGCGCACAGCTCAGGAGGGTGTTCGGGGACTTCCCGACCGGCGTCACCGTGGTGACCGTCGGTGGGAGCGAGCCCCGGGGCATGACAGCCAACTCGTTCACATCCGTCTCGCTCTCACCCCCGCTGGTGCTGGTCTGCGTCGGCAAGGACGCCGTCATGCACCAACGCCTCACCGCGTTGCCGACGTTCGCCGTATCGGTGCTGGAGGCCGGGCAGGAGAAGGCCGCCAGGCATTTCGCGGACCACTCGCGCCCCCCGGGCGTGGACCAGTTCGACACCGTGGACTGGGTGCTCGGGGAGGAATCCGGCGCACCGCTGATCGCGGGTGCGGTGGCCCACCTGGAATGTGCGAAACGCCGACTCTACGAGGGCGGCGACCACACCATCTTCCTCGGCGAAGTCATCACTGCGACGCGCTGGCCGGCCCGCGAGGGGATGCTGTTCTCCGGCGGCCGCTTCCGCCGGTTCGCTCCGGACGGGGACGAAGGAAGGGCGGCATGA
- a CDS encoding helix-turn-helix domain-containing protein, with amino-acid sequence MHVLEQPSFGRRLRQLRTERGLSQAALAGDGMSTGYLSRLESGARQPTERAVAHLAGQLGISPSEFEGSRATSLAQILSLSTSLESDETSELLAEAVRSAHGQDPMLRWQALWLLGQWKRRHGDSVGEHGYLEQLVTLSEEIGLAELRARALTQFARSLRVLGEIVPAVEAAGAAHRLAVDHVLSSQDRAASLLVLVSVEAEAGRMPDARRHADELTVLVRGRSDTLWAEALWTAGALKVRQGEFAAAEVLFQEALDGFDSRENLTIWLRLRIAMAELHLQKLPPEPDAAQICMEAAEAALPFARTSALEQSLAALRARLAFHEGRFADARALLERLGRTELRLPYQSRIRLEVLGHQLRILSGEEEEGLAGLQLLAEEAQENSNINLAAEIWRLAAECLMRARGKVRGATGG; translated from the coding sequence GTGCACGTGTTGGAGCAGCCATCTTTCGGCCGTCGCCTGAGGCAGCTGAGGACCGAGCGGGGCCTGTCCCAGGCCGCGCTCGCGGGGGACGGCATGTCTACGGGCTATCTCTCGCGCCTGGAATCGGGCGCGCGGCAGCCCACGGAGCGCGCCGTCGCCCACCTGGCCGGACAACTCGGCATCAGCCCGTCGGAGTTCGAGGGCTCCCGGGCCACTTCGCTCGCCCAGATCCTCTCCCTCTCCACCTCCCTGGAGTCCGACGAGACCAGTGAACTTCTCGCCGAGGCGGTGCGTTCCGCGCACGGCCAGGATCCGATGCTCCGCTGGCAGGCTCTGTGGCTGCTGGGGCAGTGGAAGCGCCGGCACGGGGACTCGGTCGGCGAGCACGGCTACCTTGAGCAGCTGGTGACGCTGAGTGAGGAGATCGGCCTGGCCGAGTTGCGCGCCCGGGCCCTGACCCAGTTCGCCCGGTCGCTGCGAGTACTGGGCGAGATCGTTCCGGCGGTGGAGGCTGCCGGCGCGGCCCACCGGCTCGCGGTGGACCACGTGCTGTCCAGCCAGGACAGGGCCGCGTCGCTGCTGGTTCTGGTGTCGGTGGAGGCCGAGGCGGGGCGGATGCCCGACGCCCGGCGCCACGCCGACGAGCTGACCGTCCTGGTGAGGGGGCGCTCCGACACCCTGTGGGCCGAGGCGTTGTGGACGGCGGGCGCGCTGAAGGTGCGGCAGGGCGAGTTCGCCGCGGCCGAGGTCCTCTTCCAAGAGGCGCTGGACGGGTTCGACAGCCGGGAGAACCTGACGATATGGCTGCGGCTGCGCATCGCGATGGCGGAACTCCACCTGCAGAAGCTTCCCCCCGAACCCGACGCCGCACAGATCTGCATGGAAGCGGCGGAGGCCGCTCTCCCCTTTGCCCGCACATCCGCTCTGGAGCAGTCCCTCGCCGCGCTGCGGGCGCGCCTTGCCTTCCATGAGGGCAGGTTCGCCGATGCCCGCGCGCTGTTGGAGAGGCTCGGCAGGACGGAGCTCCGGCTGCCCTACCAGAGCCGGATCCGCCTGGAGGTCCTCGGCCATCAGCTGCGCATCCTGAGCGGGGAGGAGGAAGAGGGCCTGGCCGGCCTTCAGCTCCTGGCCGAGGAGGCGCAGGAGAACTCCAACATCAACCTCGCCGCGGAGATCTGGCGGCTCGCGGCGGAATGCCTCATGCGGGCACGCGGGAAGGTCCGCGGCGCCACCGGCGGCTGA
- a CDS encoding FAD-dependent oxidoreductase: protein MSTTAERTDVLVIGSGFGGAIAAYHLAAGGADVTVLERGPWLESKEFEHDYKLGSSYTRAFDFTVGDGMSILGGNCVGGGSVVYFAAMPRAPRFVFDRQGSIGRRMWPQAVSRDTLDPWYDRVEESLSVTRQDWNDVSYAGGLWAAACNHAGRTANPLAVAIDNTKCVNCNWMMAGCRFEAKQSLLVNYLPAAIAHGARIRPLHEVQHLSRTPEGSYRVHYNVVHDDDYRLQAGSGVIEAKIVVMAAGAGATPVILQRSEAHLGTMPRAVGRYFSGNGERLNTAIIDEAKAAELFGLDRGDGLAYAANQIGKGPTVASWDRLDGSLPEFSRYSLEQLYFPPGLGTILAQVPGATGPSWFGKEKKEILKQWTSWLTIFTMIEDDNEGVFGPPPATGNAHRISQQMLGRGNLRYEPTKNTLGAWAASDAEVKEILEKDGLAKVMPWTNDLVGAYTVHPLSSCRMGDDPHTSALDDSNELRDHPGIFVTDGSSVPGALTVNPAMTIAALAERAMPGIVRAAQSRGISVTYGAPAPDGSTSGRSRVLPLLPSARG, encoded by the coding sequence ATGAGCACCACGGCCGAGCGCACTGACGTGCTCGTCATCGGCAGCGGATTCGGCGGTGCCATCGCCGCGTACCACCTGGCGGCGGGGGGCGCCGACGTCACAGTCCTGGAACGCGGTCCGTGGCTGGAGAGCAAGGAGTTCGAACACGACTACAAGCTCGGCTCCTCGTACACCCGGGCGTTCGACTTCACTGTCGGGGACGGCATGAGCATCCTCGGCGGGAACTGTGTGGGTGGCGGCAGCGTCGTCTACTTCGCCGCGATGCCCCGCGCCCCGCGCTTCGTCTTCGACCGACAGGGGTCCATAGGACGCCGGATGTGGCCGCAGGCGGTGAGCCGCGACACCCTGGACCCCTGGTACGACCGTGTCGAGGAGTCCCTGTCCGTGACCCGGCAGGACTGGAACGACGTGAGTTACGCCGGCGGACTCTGGGCCGCGGCGTGCAACCACGCCGGCCGCACCGCCAACCCCCTCGCCGTCGCCATCGACAACACCAAATGCGTGAACTGCAACTGGATGATGGCGGGCTGCCGCTTCGAGGCCAAGCAGTCCCTGCTGGTCAACTACCTGCCCGCCGCCATCGCCCATGGTGCGCGTATCCGGCCGCTGCACGAGGTCCAGCACCTCTCACGCACCCCCGAGGGCTCCTACCGGGTGCACTACAACGTCGTGCACGACGACGACTACCGCCTCCAGGCGGGCAGCGGCGTCATCGAGGCGAAGATCGTGGTCATGGCGGCCGGCGCGGGCGCGACCCCGGTGATCCTCCAGCGCAGCGAGGCTCACCTGGGCACAATGCCACGAGCGGTCGGACGCTACTTCTCCGGCAACGGTGAGCGGCTCAACACCGCCATTATCGACGAGGCCAAGGCGGCCGAGCTGTTCGGCCTGGACCGGGGCGATGGGCTGGCCTATGCGGCCAACCAGATCGGCAAGGGACCCACCGTGGCGAGCTGGGACAGGCTGGACGGCTCGTTGCCCGAGTTCTCCCGCTACTCCCTGGAGCAGCTCTACTTCCCGCCGGGCCTCGGCACGATCCTCGCCCAGGTGCCCGGCGCCACCGGCCCCTCCTGGTTCGGCAAGGAGAAGAAGGAGATCCTGAAGCAGTGGACCTCCTGGCTCACGATCTTCACGATGATCGAGGACGACAACGAAGGCGTCTTCGGCCCCCCTCCCGCCACCGGCAACGCCCACCGCATCTCCCAGCAGATGCTGGGCCGGGGCAACCTGCGCTACGAGCCGACGAAGAACACCCTTGGCGCCTGGGCCGCCTCCGACGCCGAGGTCAAGGAGATCCTGGAGAAGGACGGCCTGGCCAAGGTCATGCCTTGGACCAACGACCTGGTCGGTGCGTACACCGTCCACCCGCTCTCCTCCTGCCGGATGGGCGACGACCCGCACACATCCGCCCTGGACGACAGCAACGAACTCCGTGACCACCCGGGGATCTTCGTCACCGACGGCTCATCGGTGCCCGGCGCGCTGACGGTCAACCCCGCGATGACCATCGCGGCGCTCGCCGAACGCGCGATGCCGGGGATCGTGCGCGCCGCGCAGAGCCGGGGGATCTCCGTCACCTACGGCGCACCGGCCCCCGACGGCTCCACGAGCGGCCGCAGCAGGGTCCTTCCCCTGCTGCCGTCGGCACGCGGCTGA
- a CDS encoding oxidoreductase, producing the protein MSTRRPWSTADVPDRTGTTAVVTGASSGIGLHLAQELARHGAHVVLAVRDPDRGVAAAARIRSRAPSAELTVRRLDLSSLASVRAGAEELRDRFPRIHLLVNNAGVMWTDRARTPDGNELQFATNHLGHFALTGLLLDSLRAAPGARVVTISSYLHRLGRIDFRDLHGERRYSRYRAYNQSKLANLMFALELHHRLVESGVDLASLAAHPGLTATGLARGFPAPVRRFGSPLAPLFLQPAAAGMLPGLRAATDPGARGGEFYGPLGVTETRGAPGLVRPGRTALDPQARRRLWEESEHLTGVRLRP; encoded by the coding sequence ATGAGCACGCGGCGCCCCTGGAGCACCGCCGACGTCCCGGACCGCACCGGAACCACCGCGGTGGTCACCGGTGCGAGCTCCGGCATCGGACTGCACCTGGCACAGGAACTCGCCCGGCACGGCGCCCACGTGGTGCTGGCCGTGCGCGATCCCGACCGGGGGGTCGCCGCGGCGGCCCGCATCCGGAGCCGGGCGCCGTCGGCCGAACTGACGGTCCGCCGGCTTGACCTCTCCAGTCTCGCGTCGGTGCGTGCCGGCGCCGAGGAACTGCGCGACCGCTTCCCGCGCATCCACCTGCTGGTCAACAACGCGGGCGTGATGTGGACCGACCGGGCCCGCACCCCGGACGGAAACGAACTCCAGTTCGCCACAAATCACCTGGGGCACTTCGCCCTCACCGGTCTGCTCCTGGACTCCCTGCGGGCGGCGCCCGGCGCGCGGGTCGTGACGATCAGCAGCTATCTGCACCGGCTGGGACGCATCGACTTCCGCGACCTTCACGGCGAACGCCGCTACAGCCGGTACCGGGCCTACAACCAGTCCAAGCTGGCCAACCTCATGTTCGCGCTGGAACTCCACCACAGGCTGGTGGAGTCGGGCGTGGATCTGGCCTCGCTCGCCGCTCATCCCGGGCTGACCGCGACCGGTCTGGCCCGTGGCTTTCCCGCGCCCGTGCGCAGGTTCGGCTCCCCGCTCGCCCCGCTGTTCCTCCAGCCCGCCGCGGCGGGGATGCTGCCCGGTCTGCGGGCCGCCACCGATCCCGGCGCACGCGGGGGCGAGTTCTACGGGCCCCTCGGCGTGACCGAGACCCGGGGCGCACCCGGGCTCGTGCGCCCC
- a CDS encoding DUF5987 family protein: MTLEAYADTIVPGQKRFADDRAIAGVSTGGGAVQAGALELLQWDATGIHEGLDDLVRLVNEHALAYAAERRLTPDPTVPPFVALDYPDRAALIQRLTTPGHPEKEFWVLLSLFCNMAFDSAAHLNTAQAMEDGHPGLEAMGLSMPDADGLWRFQDYSYRREFARLHPDTTSTGSPA; this comes from the coding sequence ATGACCCTGGAGGCCTACGCCGACACGATCGTCCCGGGCCAGAAGCGCTTCGCGGACGACCGGGCCATCGCGGGAGTGTCCACCGGCGGTGGCGCCGTCCAGGCGGGAGCACTGGAGCTCCTGCAATGGGATGCGACCGGCATCCACGAGGGCCTGGACGACCTGGTGCGTCTGGTGAACGAGCACGCGCTGGCCTACGCGGCGGAGCGGCGCCTGACTCCCGACCCGACGGTCCCGCCCTTCGTGGCGCTCGACTACCCGGACCGGGCCGCGCTGATCCAGCGGCTGACGACACCCGGCCACCCCGAGAAGGAGTTCTGGGTGCTGCTGTCCCTCTTCTGCAACATGGCCTTCGATTCGGCCGCGCACCTCAACACGGCACAAGCGATGGAGGACGGCCACCCGGGGCTGGAGGCCATGGGCCTGAGCATGCCGGACGCCGACGGCCTGTGGCGCTTTCAGGATTACAGCTACAGGCGTGAGTTCGCCCGCCTCCACCCCGACACCACATCCACCGGGAGCCCCGCATGA
- a CDS encoding acyl carrier protein, which produces MASDRSAVSGRNRSAGSGAPQGRSGDEYRLGDVGEFMIGVWSELLGRSDLTEHSDFFAHGGDTLLITRLVRRITERFGVAVSLRELSRRNLGDQVALVHASRLRSARRGSRRAAVTTGDIRRVLVRGWGDLLGFPDPSEGADFFAHGGDSLLITRLVRRINRELGVTLPVRDMLAAPTLGEQTLLLSDAVAGSRRSVFTSGRQSD; this is translated from the coding sequence ATGGCCAGTGACCGCTCTGCCGTCTCCGGCCGGAACCGTTCCGCGGGGTCCGGCGCGCCGCAGGGCCGTAGTGGCGACGAGTACCGGCTCGGTGACGTGGGCGAGTTCATGATCGGCGTGTGGAGCGAGCTCCTGGGCCGCTCCGATCTCACCGAGCATTCGGACTTCTTCGCGCACGGCGGGGACACGCTGCTGATCACGCGGCTGGTCCGCAGGATCACCGAGAGGTTCGGCGTCGCGGTGTCGCTGCGCGAGCTGTCGCGGCGCAACCTCGGCGACCAGGTGGCGCTGGTGCATGCCTCGCGGCTGCGCTCTGCCCGCCGGGGCTCCCGGCGCGCGGCCGTCACCACGGGCGACATCCGCCGGGTGCTGGTGCGCGGCTGGGGCGACCTGCTCGGCTTCCCGGACCCCTCCGAGGGTGCCGACTTCTTCGCCCACGGCGGTGACTCCCTGCTGATAACCCGGCTGGTCCGCAGGATCAACCGCGAGCTGGGCGTCACGCTTCCGGTGCGCGACATGCTGGCCGCCCCGACCCTGGGTGAGCAGACTCTGCTGCTCAGCGACGCGGTCGCGGGATCTCGCCGCTCCGTCTTCACCAGCGGCCGACAGTCCGACTGA
- a CDS encoding thioesterase family protein → MTATTPDYFELRHTVGFEETNLVGNVYYVNYLRWQGRCRELFLKERAPSVLAEVQEDLKLFTLKVDCEFFAEITAFDELSIRMRLSELRQTQLEFTFDYIKLTDDGGETLVARGRQRIACMRGPNTATVPTLIPEALAEALAPYSARAGSYAGRAA, encoded by the coding sequence ATGACCGCGACGACCCCTGACTACTTCGAGCTCCGCCACACCGTCGGCTTCGAGGAGACGAACCTCGTCGGCAATGTCTACTACGTCAACTACCTTCGCTGGCAGGGCCGTTGCCGGGAGCTCTTCCTGAAGGAGAGGGCGCCTTCGGTGCTCGCCGAGGTCCAGGAGGACCTCAAGCTCTTCACACTCAAGGTGGACTGCGAGTTCTTCGCCGAGATCACCGCCTTCGACGAGCTGTCGATCCGCATGAGGCTCTCGGAGCTGCGGCAGACCCAGCTGGAGTTCACCTTCGACTACATCAAGCTGACCGACGACGGCGGCGAGACCCTGGTGGCGCGGGGACGACAGCGCATCGCCTGCATGCGGGGCCCCAACACAGCGACCGTGCCGACCCTGATACCCGAAGCCCTGGCCGAGGCGCTCGCGCCCTATTCCGCCCGGGCCGGCTCCTACGCGGGACGCGCCGCCTAG
- a CDS encoding transcriptional regulator: MQRLATVYASLPPVLVHRPTMRVVDGMHRIGAARLKGLDTVEVTFFDGAEEQVFLRSVAANITNGLPLSVADRKTAAARILASHPTLSDRAVAAHVGLDAKTVAGVRTCSAAGSPLLNMRTGADGRIHPLDRTAERLHAAALLTQDPALPLRSVVEQTGLSLGTAHDVRRRLLRGEDPVPQNRQSAMLEAGPARQKQATAKPPVGPAARPSPKVPPAVAGRPPVSPRSRAPLEALRKLSNDPSLRHSDQGRELMRWLHNRFVVDEAWRRRADAVPAHCVDSMAELAQHCSDAWHRFAEEMVRRRHSAAADGSGLRTTQPTRR; this comes from the coding sequence GTGCAGCGCCTCGCGACCGTATACGCGTCCCTGCCGCCGGTCCTGGTACACCGCCCGACCATGCGGGTCGTCGACGGCATGCACCGCATCGGCGCGGCCCGCCTGAAGGGGCTGGACACTGTCGAGGTCACATTCTTCGATGGGGCCGAGGAGCAGGTGTTCCTGCGTTCCGTCGCGGCGAACATCACCAACGGCCTGCCGTTGTCGGTGGCCGACCGCAAGACCGCCGCGGCCCGCATACTGGCCTCCCACCCGACCCTGTCCGACCGCGCGGTCGCCGCACACGTCGGGCTCGACGCCAAGACCGTGGCGGGGGTACGGACGTGTTCAGCCGCGGGTTCTCCGCTGCTGAACATGCGCACCGGGGCGGACGGCCGCATCCACCCGTTGGACCGCACCGCCGAACGCCTGCATGCGGCCGCACTGCTGACCCAGGACCCGGCCCTCCCGTTGCGCTCCGTCGTCGAGCAGACGGGACTGTCGCTGGGCACGGCGCACGACGTCCGCCGCCGGCTGCTGCGTGGCGAGGACCCGGTTCCGCAGAACCGGCAGAGCGCGATGCTGGAGGCGGGGCCCGCCCGGCAGAAGCAGGCGACGGCCAAGCCGCCCGTCGGCCCGGCCGCCCGGCCGAGCCCGAAGGTGCCGCCCGCTGTCGCCGGCAGGCCGCCGGTGTCACCGCGGTCCCGGGCGCCCCTGGAGGCACTGCGCAAGCTCTCCAACGACCCCTCCCTGCGCCACTCCGACCAGGGGCGCGAACTCATGCGCTGGCTGCACAACCGGTTCGTCGTCGACGAGGCGTGGCGCCGGCGCGCGGACGCGGTCCCGGCCCACTGCGTCGACTCGATGGCGGAGCTGGCGCAGCACTGCTCGGACGCCTGGCACCGGTTCGCCGAGGAGATGGTCCGGCGCAGGCACAGCGCCGCGGCCGACGGCTCCGGACTCCGTACCACTCAGCCAACTCGCCGTTGA